In Miscanthus floridulus cultivar M001 unplaced genomic scaffold, ASM1932011v1 fs_278_1_2, whole genome shotgun sequence, one genomic interval encodes:
- the LOC136531107 gene encoding U-box domain-containing protein 70-like, which translates to MQTATSPEKCFAEPRYPELQIPEHIVQFSISQIRKATNNFHSENIIGEGGYGPVYKGDLDGMPVAIKSLRPHGTQGFSEYQQEVMVLSKLEHPHIVRLIGVCQESCTLVYEYLPNGTLLDRLSKGLPWEDRVRILVELRSALAYLHSHRPNAVIHADMKLTNFLLDAGDASRLGDFGTARMVHAKPLEEETIIRGTNPMGTMGYMDPVFFTTGELTTESDVYAFGVVILQLLTGLDGLNIAEKVRGAVKLHILLDVSAGLWPEVESERLLKLALRCCSLERKQRPVITCDAE; encoded by the exons ATGCAAACTGCCACTTCACCAGAGAAGTGTTTTGCTGAGCCAAGATATCCAGAGCTGCAAATTCCAGAGCACATTGTCCAGTTCTCAATTTCACAAATTAGGAAAGCGACCAATAACTTCCACTCAGAAAATATCATTGGAGAAGGCGGATATGGGCCAGTGTACAAAGGAGACCTAGATGGCATGCCTGTGGCTATCAAGTCATTGAGGCCTCATGGTACACAAGGTTTCTCAGAGTATCAGCAAGAG GTAATGGTGCTGAGCAAACTGGAGCATCCACACATTGTGAGGCTGATTGGAGTCTGCCAGGAGTCCTGTACCCTCGTGTACGAGTACCTCCCCAATGGCACGCTCCTAGACAGGCTCTCCAAGGGGCTCCCGTGGGAGGACCGCGTCAGGATCCTCGTCGAGCTGCGGTCTGCGCTGGCGTATCTCCACTCTCACCGCCCCAACGCCGTTATCCACGCCGACATGAAGCTGACCAATTTCCTCCTCGATGCCGGCGACGCGAGCCGGCTGGGAGATTTCGGGACGGCGCGGATGGTGCACGCGAAGCCGCTTGAGGAGGAGACCATCATCCGGGGCACGAACCCGATGGGCACTATGGGGTACATGGACCCTGTGTTCTTCACGACAGGCGAGCTCACCACGGAGTCGGACGTGTACGCGTTCGGTGTGGTGATCCTGCAACTTCTCACGGGGCTGGATGGCCTCAACATCGCCGAGAAAGTGCGAGGGGCGGTGAAGTTGCACATCTTGCTGGACGTGTCTGCCGGACTCTGGCCGGAGGTGGAGTCCGAGCGACTGCTCAAGTTGGCGCTGAGATGCTGCAGCCTGGAGAGGAAGCAGCGGCCAGTGATCACATGCGACGCCGAATGA